The stretch of DNA AGGCATTTGTCGAACAAGGGAAATTTTTGGAGCTTGTATTGCAATCCCAACAACCAGATATGACTGATCCAGCTTTGGCAAAGGCATTAGAACCAATGAATGCTAAATGCACCAAAATTAACGAATTAAAAGATTCCAATCGTAAATCTCCATTCTTCAATCATTTAAGCACTTTCAGTGAAAGTAATGCCGTTTTTTATTGGATTGGGATCCCTACACCAGTCTCGTACATTACTGATACTAAAGATACAGTCAAATTTTGGTCTGACAGAGTTTTAAAAGAATACAAGACCAAAGACCAAGTGCATGTTGAATGGGTAAAACAAACATTATCTGTTTTTGAcgaattgaagaattatgTTAAAGAATATCACACAACTGGTGTTGCTTGGAACCCCAAAGGAAAGCCTTTTGCAGAAGTTGTATCTCAGCAAACAGAGAGTGCTGCTAAGAATTCTTCGTCTGCTTCTGGTTCTGCAGGAGGAGCAgctccaccaccacctccacctCCACCTCCAGCAACGTTTTTTGATGACACTGAAAAAGACAGTGAAAATCCATCTCCAGCTTCAGGTGGTATTAATGCGGTTTTTGCTGAATTGAATCAAGGTGCCAACATCACATCTGGTTTAAAAAAAGTCGACAAATCTGAGATGACGCATAAGAACCCTGAATTAAGAAAACAGCCACCAGTTGCACCAAAAAAACCAGCACCCCCAAAGAAGCCATCTAGTTTATCCGGTGGTGTGAGTTCAGCTCCAGTAAAGAAGCCTGCTAAGAAGGAGTTGATTGACGGTACAAAATggataattcaaaattttacaaaagCTGATATTTCCGATTTGAGTCCAATTACCATTGAAGTTGAGATGCATCAATCTGTTTTCATTGGTAATTGTAGTGATGTCACCATTCAGTTGAAAGGTAAAGCAAATGCAGTGTCGGTATCGGAAACCAAGAATGTGGCTCTTGTCATTGATTCGTTGATTTCCGGAGTCGATGTTATTAAATCCTACAAGTTTGGTATACAAGTTTTAGGTTTGGTACCAATGTTGAGTATTGATAAATCAGATGAAGGGACTATCTATTTGTCGCAAGAAAGCATTGACAATGATAGTCAGGTTTTTACTAGTAGCACTACAGCACTCAACATCAATGCACCAAAGgaaaatgatgattatgaagaATTGGCTGTTCCTGAACAATTTGTTAGTAAGGTTGTGAATGGCAAATTAGTCACtcaaattgttgaacaTGCTGGATAATGATAGTGTAGATGTTTTTTTAGTAAGGATTGTATATTGTATACTGCATACAATGTTCTAGAAAGTTCTTTTCCTTTGTCATATAGTGAAGCTATCTTGTAAGacagagagagagagagagaaaaaaaaagaatatcaaacatcaaaaatcaaaaatcagaaaccaaaaaaagaaatgatttTTAAAGAGAGAGCgaaaattttttagttttttttttttttgttttttgtttttccaaCACGTTAGTTTAGAGAAAGTTGGTAATTTTGCctttgataattcaaaacGTCCAAAAGAACTTAAATTGGttaatcattattaatatttttatcaGATCCCAACCATatatcttttcttttttcccttcttgtttttcatATCCACCCACATATTTATTTGCACATTAGATTTATAGAGTAATGGTTAAAGACACAAAGTTTTACGATGCCTTGGGGGTATCACCAAATGCATCTGATgctgaattgaaaaaagctTATAGAAAAGCTGCTTTAAAATATCATCCAGATAAAAATCCTTCCCCAGAAGCAGCTGAAAAGTTTAAAGAACTTTCTCATGCTTATGAAATTTTGAGTGATGACcaaaaaagagaaatatATGATCAATATG from Candida albicans SC5314 chromosome R, complete sequence encodes:
- the SRV2 gene encoding adenylate cyclase-binding protein (Adenylate cyclase-associated protein; regulates adenylate cyclase activity; required for wild-type germ tube formation and for virulence in mice; mutant defects in filamentous growth are rescued by cAMP or dbcAMP; Spider biofilm repressed), which codes for MSTEESQFNVQGYNIITILKRLEAATSRLEDITIFQEEANKNHYGVDSLTEKGTPKSRTVESSEATSDGKSLESTSFATFSEAPVEKSKLIVEFENFVESYVHPLVETSKKIDSLVGESAQYFYEAFVEQGKFLELVLQSQQPDMTDPALAKALEPMNAKCTKINELKDSNRKSPFFNHLSTFSESNAVFYWIGIPTPVSYITDTKDTVKFWSDRVLKEYKTKDQVHVEWVKQTLSVFDELKNYVKEYHTTGVAWNPKGKPFAEVVSQQTESAAKNSSSASGSAGGAAPPPPPPPPPATFFDDTEKDSENPSPASGGINAVFAELNQGANITSGLKKVDKSEMTHKNPELRKQPPVAPKKPAPPKKPSSLSGGVSSAPVKKPAKKELIDGTKWIIQNFTKADISDLSPITIEVEMHQSVFIGNCSDVTIQLKGKANAVSVSETKNVALVIDSLISGVDVIKSYKFGIQVLGLVPMLSIDKSDEGTIYLSQESIDNDSQVFTSSTTALNINAPKENDDYEELAVPEQFVSKVVNGKLVTQIVEHAG